From Bacteroidota bacterium, the proteins below share one genomic window:
- a CDS encoding GNAT family N-acetyltransferase, producing MIRLRTFDLGDADAIASLANNRKIADNMRDMFPHPYHREDAVRFIQRVNQQSPSTVFAIELDGKPIGSIGYFPASDINRMNAEVGYWLGEPFWGKGIITEAIGKLVDHAFTHSNLSRLFAIPFPHNLASAKALARNGFELEARLKGTLIKHDRVMDELIYSIRREEWAKRFPEKAKART from the coding sequence ATGATCCGCCTACGAACATTCGATCTGGGAGACGCCGATGCGATCGCCAGTCTGGCCAACAACCGGAAGATCGCCGATAACATGCGCGACATGTTTCCCCACCCGTATCACCGGGAAGATGCGGTTCGGTTCATTCAGCGCGTCAATCAGCAGTCGCCTTCTACCGTCTTCGCCATCGAGCTGGACGGTAAGCCGATCGGCTCGATCGGTTATTTTCCGGCATCCGACATCAACCGCATGAACGCAGAGGTCGGTTATTGGTTGGGTGAACCATTTTGGGGCAAGGGCATCATCACAGAAGCCATCGGCAAGCTGGTCGACCATGCCTTTACGCATTCGAATCTGAGTCGCCTCTTTGCCATTCCGTTTCCGCACAACCTGGCTTCCGCCAAAGCGCTGGCGCGAAACGGTTTCGAACTGGAGGCTAGGTTGAAGGGTACGCTCATCAAACATGACCGGGTGATGGATGAGCTGATCTATTCCATTCGTCGCGAGGAGTGGGCCAAACGATTTCCGGAAAAAGCAAAGGCCCGGACATGA
- a CDS encoding fasciclin domain-containing protein: MSLLSLSLVLALPGCQSGAQEEGATNANQSTESTPVEGGQSTVEDDVSQPNVVKVAVGSKDHTTLVEAVKAAELVDALSNNGPFTVFAPTNDAFAALPAGTVEGLLKPENKGKLTDILYHHVIVGNMKQEMFRDGQQVSMFAGGSCKVTVGADGKMTIDGANVLASVPASNGIVHVIDKVLLPSQ, from the coding sequence ATGAGCCTCCTTTCCTTAAGCCTGGTTTTGGCACTACCGGGATGCCAGTCCGGCGCTCAGGAAGAAGGAGCAACTAACGCCAATCAGTCAACCGAGTCCACACCCGTGGAAGGTGGCCAATCCACAGTAGAAGATGATGTCTCACAGCCTAACGTCGTGAAAGTGGCGGTAGGGTCAAAGGACCATACCACATTGGTCGAAGCGGTAAAGGCCGCTGAACTGGTCGACGCGCTCTCGAACAACGGCCCGTTCACGGTATTTGCACCTACCAATGATGCATTTGCAGCCTTGCCGGCCGGCACGGTGGAAGGTCTCCTAAAACCTGAGAATAAAGGGAAATTGACGGACATACTTTACCATCATGTCATCGTTGGAAACATGAAACAGGAAATGTTCCGGGATGGCCAACAGGTAAGCATGTTTGCAGGTGGATCGTGTAAAGTAACCGTAGGGGCTGATGGCAAAATGACCATCGACGGCGCGAATGTGCTGGCATCCGTTCCGGCATCAAACGGGATCGTACACGTGATCGATAAGGTACTGTTGCCGTCACAATAA
- a CDS encoding M13 family metallopeptidase, with amino-acid sequence MKLYTKLLSGLAGILLLSGNYACKQAGSTETANIREDDFLVQWLDSSVRPGDDFFKFATGNWLKNNPIPASERRWGIANLVRDDNFEKLRGLCEQAANDQAAQPGSNTQKIGDFWATGMDSVKIDQLGLKPLQEELGLIDQVRTKDDVLRLVARHQQFAGSPMFALAIYQDEMNSSRYSLHLYQGGIGLPDRDYYFNSDSRTKEIRAAYLDHLGKMFRLMGEEPALADRHAKTIMKLETDLARASRKLEDLRDPYANYNKMSLAEANAMSPGIDWKSMLDSLNIQGIDTVIVGQPEFFKALANNLKTASLEDWKTYLRWNLINSFAAELGGEFDRQNFAFYGTALTGVPQQRPRWKRILDQTENFLGDALGQLYVQQYVSAGMKKRYEDLVHNMLDAYGARIRQLDWMSDATKKKAEEKLGRITSKVCYPDNWKDYSSMRISRDSYLGNVINARIWQYQYIVGKLYKPVDRNEWEMTPQTYNAYYNPSNNEIVLPAAQFLIPGLPDSLADDAIIYGYAAASTIGHELTHGFDDQGRQFDAAGNLKNWWTAEDSARFTQRAKLIIDQFSNYTVLDSLHVNGEATLGENIADLGGVVIGLEAFKKTEQYKKGEKIDGLTPMQRYFLGYTLGWLGHSRDASLANQVMTDVHAPNFLRVNGPFSNVPEFYEAFGIKQGDPMWRPDSLRASIW; translated from the coding sequence ATGAAGCTCTACACCAAACTCTTATCCGGCCTTGCAGGGATTCTCCTGCTGTCCGGCAACTATGCCTGCAAACAGGCTGGATCGACCGAAACTGCGAATATCCGCGAGGATGATTTCCTGGTGCAATGGTTGGATTCCAGTGTACGGCCTGGCGACGACTTTTTCAAGTTTGCCACCGGCAATTGGCTAAAGAACAATCCGATTCCCGCCAGTGAGCGTCGTTGGGGTATTGCCAACCTGGTGCGCGACGACAACTTCGAAAAACTTCGTGGCCTTTGTGAGCAGGCAGCGAACGATCAGGCTGCACAACCCGGATCGAATACACAGAAGATCGGTGACTTCTGGGCGACCGGAATGGATTCCGTCAAAATCGATCAACTCGGACTAAAGCCGCTCCAGGAGGAATTGGGGTTGATTGATCAGGTCCGAACAAAGGATGATGTGCTTCGGTTGGTAGCCCGGCACCAACAATTCGCGGGGTCGCCCATGTTCGCGTTGGCAATTTACCAGGATGAGATGAATTCGTCCCGGTATTCCCTGCACCTTTATCAGGGTGGAATCGGTTTACCCGACCGCGACTACTATTTCAATTCAGACTCACGGACCAAAGAAATACGTGCGGCGTACCTTGATCACTTAGGCAAGATGTTTCGCCTGATGGGAGAGGAGCCGGCATTGGCTGACCGTCATGCGAAAACAATCATGAAGCTTGAAACCGATCTGGCCCGGGCATCCCGTAAGTTGGAAGACCTTCGTGATCCCTATGCGAACTACAACAAGATGTCGCTGGCTGAAGCCAATGCGATGTCGCCGGGTATCGACTGGAAATCCATGCTCGACAGCCTGAACATTCAGGGTATCGATACGGTCATCGTCGGGCAACCGGAGTTTTTCAAGGCGCTGGCCAATAACCTGAAGACCGCTTCCCTGGAAGACTGGAAAACCTATCTGCGCTGGAACCTGATCAACTCCTTCGCGGCAGAACTAGGCGGCGAGTTTGACCGGCAAAATTTCGCGTTCTATGGAACCGCGCTCACTGGCGTTCCGCAGCAACGTCCACGCTGGAAACGGATCCTTGATCAGACGGAGAACTTTCTCGGCGACGCCTTGGGACAGCTCTACGTACAGCAATACGTTTCAGCCGGCATGAAAAAGCGGTACGAGGATCTCGTTCACAATATGCTGGATGCGTATGGTGCAAGAATCCGCCAGCTCGATTGGATGTCGGATGCGACTAAAAAGAAGGCTGAAGAAAAATTGGGACGTATAACCAGTAAAGTCTGCTACCCCGATAACTGGAAAGACTACAGTTCCATGCGCATCTCCCGTGATTCTTATCTCGGAAATGTCATAAACGCCCGAATCTGGCAATACCAATATATCGTCGGGAAACTCTACAAACCGGTTGACCGGAACGAATGGGAGATGACTCCGCAGACGTATAATGCTTACTACAACCCCAGCAACAACGAGATCGTCCTGCCTGCTGCACAGTTTCTAATTCCCGGTTTACCGGATTCCCTGGCCGATGACGCGATCATTTATGGCTATGCCGCCGCTTCGACCATCGGACATGAATTGACCCATGGATTCGACGACCAGGGTCGGCAATTCGATGCGGCTGGCAACCTGAAAAACTGGTGGACAGCGGAAGACTCCGCCCGCTTCACCCAACGTGCGAAACTCATCATCGATCAATTCAGCAACTATACCGTCCTGGACAGCCTGCATGTGAATGGTGAGGCTACACTCGGCGAAAATATCGCAGATCTTGGCGGCGTAGTGATCGGTTTGGAAGCGTTCAAGAAAACGGAGCAATACAAGAAAGGCGAGAAGATCGATGGCCTGACGCCCATGCAGCGTTATTTCCTGGGCTACACTTTAGGGTGGTTGGGACATTCCCGTGATGCAAGTCTTGCTAATCAGGTCATGACCGATGTTCATGCTCCGAACTTCCTCCGGGTAAACGGCCCGTTCAGCAACGTTCCTGAATTCTACGAGGCCTTCGGCATCAAGCAAGGCGATCCGATGTGGCGCCCGGATTCGCTTCGTGCAAGCATCTGGTAA
- a CDS encoding PD40 domain-containing protein encodes MNLQKIAIAAGIISGMMTTARAQQHVHSQEPADTTTHYSAEKHLSNIRQLTFGGDNAEAYFSFDSKSIVFQATNPAWNASCDQIFSSAIEPFKPALVSTGLGRTTCSYFLPGDSLFLYASTHGAGKECPPKPAPRADHKYVWALYPSFDIYMADLKGQIRKQLTTEPGYDAEATVSPKGDKIVFTSTRNGDIDLYVMDIDGGNVRQITRELGYDGGAFFSPDGSKIIFRASRPKTEEEVSTYKQLLQENLVMPTNMELYVCNADGSELKQLTSLGGANWAPFFSPDGKRVIFSSNHVRKGYSFNLWMIQLDGTGLEQITFDPHFDAFPMFSPDGKRLIFSSNRNNGGTHDTNLFIADWVE; translated from the coding sequence ATGAACCTTCAGAAAATAGCCATAGCGGCAGGGATAATTTCAGGCATGATGACTACCGCTCGTGCACAACAGCATGTTCATAGCCAGGAACCGGCCGACACCACTACCCACTATTCCGCTGAAAAGCACCTGTCGAACATCCGTCAGCTAACCTTTGGCGGCGACAATGCGGAAGCCTATTTCAGTTTTGACAGCAAAAGCATTGTCTTCCAGGCAACCAACCCGGCCTGGAATGCAAGCTGTGACCAGATCTTTTCCTCGGCGATCGAACCGTTCAAACCAGCCCTGGTGAGTACTGGTTTGGGGAGAACCACCTGCTCCTACTTCCTGCCGGGCGACAGTCTTTTTCTCTATGCCAGCACGCACGGTGCTGGGAAGGAATGTCCGCCCAAGCCGGCACCCCGTGCGGACCACAAGTATGTATGGGCACTTTATCCGTCCTTTGATATTTACATGGCTGATCTGAAAGGACAGATCCGAAAACAACTGACCACCGAACCGGGATACGATGCCGAAGCAACCGTCAGTCCCAAGGGCGATAAGATTGTTTTTACCTCGACACGAAATGGAGACATCGACCTTTACGTCATGGATATTGACGGCGGGAATGTTCGGCAAATCACGCGTGAATTGGGATACGATGGCGGGGCGTTCTTCTCACCGGACGGCAGCAAGATCATCTTCCGGGCTTCCAGGCCTAAGACCGAGGAAGAAGTTTCCACCTACAAGCAGTTACTTCAGGAAAACCTCGTCATGCCGACGAATATGGAGTTGTATGTCTGCAATGCCGATGGTAGTGAATTGAAGCAACTGACCTCGCTGGGCGGAGCGAATTGGGCGCCTTTCTTTTCGCCGGACGGGAAGCGCGTCATCTTTTCGAGCAATCACGTTCGGAAAGGGTACAGTTTTAACCTGTGGATGATCCAACTGGACGGTACCGGATTGGAACAGATCACCTTCGATCCTCATTTCGACGCGTTCCCCATGTTTTCTCCTGACGGGAAGCGACTGATCTTTTCATCCAATCGTAACAATGGAGGGACACACGACACGAACCTCTTCATTGCGGATTGGGTAGAGTAA
- the nhaA gene encoding Na+/H+ antiporter NhaA — MSKNTAPLFYRISSGFRLFVRSQQFSGFLLIGCTLLSVLLANSEVGEAYLHLFHAELPLSIPGIHHTVSVEWLINDGLMAVFFLLVGLEIKRELLVGELSSFQKASLPVMAAIGGMIAPALFYTAFNAGTPSVSGWGIPMATDIAFALGVLSLLGNRVPLSLKVFLTALAVVDDLGAVGVIAVFYTHDLSTTYLSYAAAVLLLLMIMNRSGINSLWKYLIPGLVLWYCVLQSGVHATVAGVLLALCIPHKTRKGPPLLSRLEERLHTPVNYFIMPLFALANTALPIKSEMVTHLSDPIALGVIFGLVVGKPVGIFLFSWLSVTTGLSQLPAGTRFRELAGLGMLGGIGFTMAIFIALLAFRDPGQIVEAKIAILVASLLSGIFGYLFLSKSLHERAGS, encoded by the coding sequence GTGTCGAAAAACACAGCGCCCCTTTTCTACAGGATCAGTAGCGGATTCCGGTTATTCGTCCGGTCACAGCAATTTTCCGGATTCCTGCTGATCGGTTGTACTCTTCTTTCAGTCCTGCTGGCCAATTCCGAGGTCGGTGAAGCGTACCTTCATCTGTTCCATGCTGAATTACCCTTATCGATACCGGGCATACACCACACCGTCAGTGTCGAATGGCTGATCAATGACGGACTGATGGCCGTGTTTTTCTTATTGGTCGGGTTGGAGATAAAGCGGGAATTGTTGGTGGGAGAACTCTCGAGCTTTCAAAAGGCCTCCCTGCCGGTGATGGCAGCCATTGGCGGCATGATCGCTCCTGCCTTGTTTTATACTGCTTTTAACGCCGGAACCCCGAGTGTTTCGGGATGGGGCATTCCCATGGCGACCGACATCGCCTTCGCACTGGGAGTCTTATCACTGCTTGGTAACCGCGTACCCTTATCCCTGAAGGTGTTTCTCACCGCACTGGCTGTTGTCGATGATCTGGGGGCCGTTGGTGTGATCGCCGTTTTCTATACACACGATCTTTCGACTACGTACCTGTCTTATGCCGCTGCAGTGCTGTTGTTGCTGATGATAATGAACCGAAGCGGTATCAACTCCCTTTGGAAGTACCTGATCCCCGGCCTTGTTTTGTGGTATTGTGTCCTTCAATCCGGCGTACATGCAACCGTCGCCGGAGTATTGCTTGCCCTTTGTATTCCGCACAAGACCCGGAAAGGTCCTCCCCTCCTGAGTCGACTGGAAGAGCGGCTGCATACTCCCGTCAATTACTTTATCATGCCACTATTCGCCCTGGCGAATACCGCTTTACCGATCAAGTCGGAGATGGTGACGCATCTTTCGGATCCGATAGCGCTTGGGGTGATTTTCGGACTTGTAGTAGGGAAGCCGGTGGGCATATTTCTGTTTAGTTGGCTTTCAGTCACTACCGGTCTGAGTCAGTTGCCTGCTGGAACGCGGTTCCGGGAGTTGGCCGGATTGGGGATGTTAGGGGGAATTGGTTTCACCATGGCAATATTCATCGCCTTGCTGGCCTTTCGTGACCCTGGGCAGATCGTTGAAGCCAAGATCGCCATCCTGGTAGCGAGCCTGTTATCCGGCATATTCGGTTATTTGTTTTTATCCAAAAGCCTTCATGAAAGAGCTGGATCCTGA